Below is a window of Nicotiana tabacum cultivar K326 chromosome 19, ASM71507v2, whole genome shotgun sequence DNA.
TTTGGCGCCTATTCTTGAAAATCTCTAACTgaactcaaaagtcaaacccccaAGAAGCTGATTCTGAAATTTTCGAATTTTCACAGCCGATAGATTTTATCTGAAGATTCTATCATTTCCGTCAAAGAGGTATCCTCTAATTTCCAGCAATCTTTCTGTATATTTGCAGAGGTCAATACATGTATCCGTTGTTATTCCAGTAAATCGCTatgttaaatttgagttaaaatgTATTAATCAATGATTACAtaaattgtttttcttgtttgATGCTTCATTATATCTTTTTACTGCTGCTTGAGTCTTTAATTATATGTATTTTTGTCCATTTGGGTAGAAATGCCATCAGATAAGGCCCTAATTAACATCTCCACTTGGGATGGCACCATTACATCTACTGATTTTTACGTTGCTGCTGTTAATTTTGCTGAGCAATGGAACAATTTAGATCTAGGGTTTCCTCACTGGTCATGGATCAACTGTCCAAAGGGACCACTGCTTGCTGCTAGCAAGGTTGGTCTTTGTGCATTTGCTTTATATATATGCTTTCGGCTTGTTCTATATATTATTACTACTTGTATTCTGCAATTTGGGCAGGTAGAAGGATATTTATCATTGGAGAATATGATTCTCCCCGGATCTGCTGAGGTCTGTCCTTGGAACTTCAGTGGAGCCATATTGTAGAGAAAATCTAGCATAAGAGGTCACATTAGTGATTGGTCTAAGACTTTGCTCAtttagtttatattttctttttcattttctctttttcttttttggttataGGATGATCGCAATGAATGTGGTCTTGCTGGAATAGAAGATTTGACTTGCTCTAACGAAGATGTATTTAGTGATACTGCCATATTGGTATGTTACACATtttatttattggagtaattttgtTTACCTAGTGGACAACATTTTATTTGATGGAGTGTTTGAGTTTCAAATTATTGTGTTTTATTCACATGTCTTGAACGTTTAACAGGGACTTTTACTGGGTATAAAGTATAAACTGCTGAACTGTTGCAAACAAAACTTCCAGAAGTTTTGTGCTTTCTGTTGGATTACCATTTGAGTCTTTGGTGATATGTGCTAATTGTCTAATCTCTTGGTTCATGCATTAATTTCTTGCAATCAGGCAATTAAGATTCATGAGATCATGTATTTTTATCCTTAGCATCTTTATAAAGATTTCAATTGGATTTGGCCGCTACTTTAAATAGATGTTAGTGCTCTTATCAACAATTCCCCTCTTTTAAGTACTCAAGCCACACTCGCTAAGTATCTGTTGCCTTCAATATTActttgggggtgggggtgggggtgttGTTTTGTTTGTATGATTCATTGTCTTCTATAGTTTCATGCCACATACTTTAGCTGTGATACAGTAAATGTCTATTTCCTGTTCCagttctctttatttttctttgaattatAAATTGTTGAACATTTACATGATGTTTCTCCTTTAAAGGTTCAAAAGCACAGCCAGGAAAGACATCATTATGACTTCCATGTCGTCTACAGTTCCTCTTTCAGGGTTCCGGTGCTATATTTCCGTGCATACTGCAGTGGTATGTTTGTCTGTATCCATTTTATGCCGGAAAGAAACTGAATAAATTAGTTCTCTTGCTATTTTCGGAGCACCTGCACGGATGCAGCGGTATTTTTGGAGAATTCGTGCAACATAGTTTATTGGAGCATCTGTCTTGTTGTATTATAACCATGCTTTAAGACTTGACTGCTACAGCAACACTGGTAATTAAAAACAAGATAGCAGCTTCATAACTCTGCCACTGAGACACTAGTTTGTATAATTTTAATTCTGAAGTAAAGCAGAAAATTTTGGTTAGACAAATCATGATGAGCTTGATACGTGTGGAAAAGATGATGACGAATCCCAGTCTGGGGTCAATCCAATGCTCTGCGTAGTTTCAAATTCTGCCTCTACTACTTGTTTGCTGTATATCATACTTTGTTCTCATCAGTTTATTTGTTTCATTAATCACTTCAATTGAACAACAAGCTAGTCTGTATTTGGTTTCTGATCTGCTATTCTGTCTCAGCTACATGATAATTTATACACCGGCATAAATATTGTTCTGATCGTGCTACATCCATAGATGGAGAACCCTTGGCAAAAGAAGACCTGGAAAGAGACCTTCCAGCTTATACTGCACAAGAATTAGCAATATCAAAATGGACTTTTATGACTCAGGAGGTATATTGCTTCTTCACTTATTTCCTCCGTGCTTCAGATATTTTCTGAAAACCTGAATACATTCTCTTGGCTTGCGATTTCTATTAGCACTTGGTATGTTTATGTGGCTTCACCTTCTATCGgaaaaaagaagaattatctcAACCAGGTTTACTTTTGTGAAACACTattgatttatttcctctttCTCCCAAACTCACGTACCTATCACCGCCTAACACCATTGTGTATCGCCACATAATCCATCTATGTCAATCTACCAGACTAGTAACAATATCCATCTCACTTGCCGTTGCATTTTAGCCTCTTGCTGTCATGCGTGACCACAAAAATAAGGTGGTTTTCAGCATGAAGGAGAGGAATATTGAAATGGATTGCTGCATTTTAACTTTCTAGGAAGAACTGCAACATATGTATGATTTACTATTCCCTGGTCGACAATAATACATTATTAGTAGTATATAAGAATGTTTTGTGGCATTAAGTTGCAGCTGATAATCAAAGCTGCCACCAATTTCTAGTTGTTTTTAAGTATTCTCGGTGGAATCCTTATTTTCTGGTTGAGACTATCTGAATGTCAGGGTTCCTGCAAAATTCTCTTCAAATGATATCGGGCAATCCTTTTTAGTAGATATCGAATCTGCTCGGATGATCCTTGACATATCCCCTCAATTAGTATCTCTGCTTCTTTTTGCTTTATTTCTTCCATTACCCCCTTCACCCGTAAAAAGTAAAAGAGTAACGACAATTAAATGTCGTCCAAGATTACCCTGTTAAAGCTAAGATACATCTTATGCTTTGTTTGTCTCCTGGTAGTGCAGTTTACTTTTCTCAGTATATTTCCGTTTACCGATTAGCATGAGTTTATTTCAGTGGGAAAAAATTTGTGTTAATGAATGTGCACCATGTTTAGATCCATCTTAACTTCAAATGCTGAATTATCTGTAGGAGCACCCCTACCTGAATCGGCCGTGGTACACATTACATCCATGTGGAACTGGTGACTGGATGAAGCTACTTTTCAGTAATGAACCTTCAGCGGTGTCTCAAGGTGGAGTTGCAGTTGAGAAATATATGATCTCATGGTTTTCAGTTGTGTGTCCGATCTTTGGTCTTAAAATCCCCTTAAAATTGTTTGTAAATGTGTCTAGCTGTATAACTGTTCAACCAACAAGTCTGAAAATGTTTCTGATGTAATATagttttaggattttttttctcAACGTAAATGTTCTTCTGAACACAGCAGCAAAAATGAATTATCTGTAAGATGTACCTCTGTTAAAGATTGCATTCAGATGCAAAACATCAGACTACAGTACAATAAGTCATGTTTAAGTGTGGGATCATTGCATTGAAAATTTGCTTACGTAATTATATCTTAAACACGCCCGCTAACATGTTAATTCTTACGTGAGTAACAGAGTGATGCTGAAATCGGAAGCTCTAATACTATGTTAATTTAAGTTGCCAACTCAAATGAAAGCTTAAGTTTTTAGAAAGAGCGCACCTTTACTTTATTATCAAATGCTGAAAAGCACTTCTTAAATAAATTGGTCAAACTGTTACTTGCTAAAATTACTTTCTGAAAAGTAATTTTAATAAAGGTGCTTTCTAAAAATAAATGAGTagttttgacttttgagaaacTTGTCAGAATCTTCCAACAATTTACATTGTCTCGATCTGGTATTTGCTAGCTGTAGTCCACGCAAAATCTTGGCTAATTTTTGGATGTTTACAGCAAGAACGGATTAGAATTTCAGACTTTTCAAAGTGATTTCATGTTAAGTTTGCGATCCTGTACATTTCAAATATTAAAGCTTTCATTTTAGACAAACCACACGAATCTCTTGTTTAACTGTTAAGCAATCCCCAAAATGGAAGAGGATCATGCAAGGAAACCTGGTACCTGTATTATCCTCGCCCTGTTATAAGTTACGGGGCTTAAAATTTACCTTTGTGCTAGTGAGCACTGCCGGAACAGCCATACAACTTTCGCAATGGTATTTCAGTACTACTACAATATATTATTTACGCCTCAAACCCAAGCAAGATGGATCGGCTATATAAATTATCACTGTCCATGTAACTCCATTTAAATCAGCATTCCAATATTTTGAAAAGGACTAGTTCTCTAGCACTTGCAAAGGTATTTCAGTAACCCATAATTTTGTCTTTCGAACTGCAGTATGGACGTGTATTACATTCCATTGCCAGCTGACTTTGGTATAAACAGGTAACTGGAGAAGAATACTACTATCACTACAGACTACATGTTACAGATGGAATCCAAATTCAGATTCGTAAACCACAATCTACACGACATGAACTAAAAAGTTCAACCCCCATTCTCTTGCTGCAAGTGTTATCATGCCAGCCTTCGCCAAAACTTGAATGTTTATTGTTATGGACAGTCAAGAAAGGACCAAAGAGTCAGAAGGCCCTTCATCTGGAATTCCTACTTAAGAATCATGCTTCCATGTAATTGACTTGATCTCCAAGCCCTTTAGAAGCTGTGCTCTTTAATGCTTTCGGGAAGACATCCAGCATGCCAGTATAATACATGTTTGATCCAAATGTTATGTAGGCTCATTGTTTCTCGACTTCTTTACTAATGACTGCTTGTCGACTGAAGCAAGCCAGAAACTCTATATTGCCTTCAGCTCCTTTCAGAGGTGATTCAATCCAGCCTTTGCATTGAAACCCATGGTTTTGTACCCCATTTATGATCTTCTCAATCACCTGCACAGCAGTAATGTAAACATATCGTGACAACAGTAACAGTAAGAACAAGGAATTTCTGTTATAAGCAAGATATGTGACTAGGagcatttttgtttttttgagaaTGGTAACATTTGTATTAATAAAAGTGCACTAAGGCAGTGCATAACCATATGTACAGGGaatagtagatcaatcttgatcTACCTAATTACAAAAAGCCTAACATGTCTACCAGAGATTCTGTATCCTCTACAAGACTttctttacaccaaaaatgaaatagaagaATACAGTCCATTTTGACATCCTGAACGGATTTGTATCCTCAAAAACTCTTGAGTTTCTCTCCTTCCATACTGTCCACCATATGCATGCAGGTATCAGTCTCCACCATGTCTTTTGACTCACTGAGTCTCCAGTATTGTTCCAAGATTTTAGTAACTCAACAGTAGTAGCTGGCATAGACCATCTTAGCCCAACAATGTTAAGGAACAATTGCCACAGTTGAGTAGTAATAGGGCAGTGAAGGAATAAGTGGTTGTTCATTTCCAATTCTCTGCCACATAAAACACATCTAGAGCAAAGTTGGAATCCCTTCCTTTACAGGTTCTCTTGAGTTAAGCATGATTCTCTTGCTACCAGCCATGTGAAACAAATCACCTTATAAGGAGCTTTAACTTTCCAGATACTCTTCCATGGCCAACCTTCTATGTAACGACCAGTGTTTGACAACAAAAGATAAGCTGTTTTGACAGTATACATCCCATTTTTACCATTGTTTCAAATAAGAGAATCTTCATGTTCTTTAAGACCTTGGAAAGCTTCCAAAGTTGTAAAAAACTCAGCAATTCTCCCAAGCTCCCAATCATTCAGACCTCTTCTAAAATTGATGTTCCAACCATGTTGTCCCCAAGCTGCTTCCATTCTAAGATCAGGCACTGTAGCAATGCAGTAAAATTAAGGGAATAGTTCTTTTAGCGGACCATGTCCTAGCCAATTATCATTCCAAAACAATGTCTTCCTTCCATTTCCAAACTTTATGCTAGTGTTGCACAACatagaattccaaaacttcctgATAGTTTTCCAAACTCCCACTCCATAAGGAGTATTAACTGGTCTTGTGCACCACTGATCCAACTGGCCATACTTCTCATATATGACCTTCCTCCATAGAGCATTAGTCTCTAGTTGATACCTCCACAACCACTTCATGAGCAGACTCTAATTGCGTGCCTTTAAGTTTCTGATACCTAGATCCCCTTCTCTTTTGCTGGCAATGAGTGAGTCCCAGTTAACTAAGTGAATGACTCTCTTGTCTTTATTGCCCTACCAGATAAAATTCCTCCTTGCTATGTCTATTCTTTTTCTCACCTTAACTGGAATAGGAAATAAGGACATGACATATGTTGGAAGTGCATCCAAAACAGAATTCACCAAAACCACTCTACCTCCCAGAGATAAATATTGGCTCTTCCAAGTTGCAAGTCTCTTTTCACATTTTTCTACCACAGCATTCCATATTTCCTGGAATTTATTCTTAGAACCCAATGCCAAACCCAAGTAAGTGGTTGACAGAGATCCCACCTGGCAATCCAAAATTATAGCTAATACCTGAATGTTTTGAACTTCCTTGATCGGGAACAACAAACTTTTCCTCCAGTTCATGTGCAACCCTGAGATTGCTTCAAAGACAACCAAAATGAGCCTTAGATGTCTTAGTTGCTCAACCTTAGCTTCGCAAAACACCAgtgaatcatcaacatacaacaaaTGTGTGATCTCCAAGCTATTATCCTCCCTATTTGATGCAGAGAAACCCTTGATCCACCCATTCCTTTTGAAAATTTGCAGCATCTAACTCAGCCCTTCCATGGCTATTAGAAATAGGAAAGGTGACAAGGGATCTTGTCTAAGACCTCTCTCTGATGCAAAAAATCCTTCTGGGGAGAGAATGGAAAATTTCACAGTTTTAATACAAAAAGTGATACACTTAATCCATTTTGCACCAAAACCTATATCCTTTAGCATTTTTAGAAGAAAGTTCCAATTAACATGATCATAATTCTCAATATCTAGCTTGCAAAGGATACCTGGATACTGCCCTTTAAATCTAGAGTCCACACACTCATTAGCTATCAATGTAACGTCCATGATTTGTCTCCCTCTTATAAATGTCATTTGATGACCATCAACCAGCTTATTCAATACTCTCTTCAATCTTTCTGTCAACAGCTTGACGATGATCTTATACACACTTCCAATTAGGCTAATTGGTCTAAAATATCGCAGCTCCTTTGCTCCATTCTTCTTAGGAATGAATTAGTGCTATGTATGAGGCATTGAAACTTTTTTCAAAGTATTCATTATTATGAAAATTCTTAATGATTTTCATGAGATCCTCCCTGACTATCTCCCAACACTTATGAAAGAACCCCATAGTGTATCCATCCGGCCCTGGGGCCTTATCAGGTGCACATAGTTTAAGACTTTCCAATACCTCATGTTTGTCAAAATCCCTTTGCAGCCACTCCCTTTCTTCCTCTGAAATGCAAGGCCCAACCATTAAATTATAGTTTGGCCTCCATGTTTCTGTTTCAGCATATAGGTTCTGGTTTTTAATACCTTCTGGATCAGTAATAGCTTCTCCTTCAACCTCCAGATTATCTATGCGATTGAACCTTCTGCGAGAATTGGCCATTTTCCGGAAAAATTTTGTGTTTTTATCTCCTTCTTTTAGCCAAAGTCTTCTAGATTTCCGTCTCCATAAGATCTCTTCATATTTTGCTTTCTCCTCAAACTCCATATGTAAGTTTGCCTTTTGAAGAAGTTCATCTTCAGTAAGTGGTCTTTGCTCCTGTAAAATATCCATTGCTGAAATCTGATCAAGTATGTCAATTTTCTTTATCTTTAGGCTCCCATAGTTATTAGCATTCCATTGTTTCAGCTTTGTCTTCAAATATTTGAGTTTGCAGGCCAAAACATAGTCTGGTCTACCTTGTATTTGAAATGAATTCCACCATCCTTCCACCTTTTCTTTGAAGCCATCTACCTCCATCCACCAATTCTCAAATTTAAAGTAAGACTTTGAGAATTCCCAGTCCCCACATGTCAGTAAAATGGGACAATGGTCAGAGTTAATCCTTGGAAGTAAGGATTGCTTGATGTTACTAAACTCCTCATCCCATTCGACCGAGAATAAAAATTTATCAATTCTTGAAGAACAATCATGATTTTTCCCTTTTGTCCAAGTGTACATTCCCTCCAGTAGTGGAGGGTCAACAAGCTCCAGTTCCCCTATGATATCAGAAAAATCCCCCATAGCCCTAGTAGAAATTTCATTTACCCTTCTTTCATATGCAAATCTGGTAGTATTGAAATCCCCACAAACCACCCCTTCACATACCCCTCTAGTAGCTGCAAGCTCCCACCACAactcctttctttctcttctacTATGTGGCCCATACACCCCTGTGAGAACCCAGCCAAAATTATTATATAGGGAGTTAAGTCTACGGGAAATGCTATATAGACCAGTATTTACTAGTTCCCCCCTCCATGCCCTTCGATCCCACATAATTAATATTCCACTTCTCCCATTAACTTCTTGTTAACTAGGAGCATTAACTTcttgttttctgttatttttcaTACTAAAAGTTATGGTGTACCAAACACCAAAAATGATTTGATATCGGGAAAAGGAGATGCAGGGATCTCGAGGAAGGAACAATATAATCAAGTGGGATTTCAGCATCTCCAGAATTTCCTCTAGCGAGGTTGTAGTGCAAATATCAACTAAACCTTACTTCACACGGCCAAGATTCCAAATACCTCCTTTTATGTCAAAATACTCTTAACCCCATTAAACAATGGCAAATCTACTAAAAAGATTGAGAACTGATAACTCAAACCAAAATTGACTTCTCCAAAAGGTCAGCCATATGGCACATCCTGAGCACAAACAAGCAGACAGCAAAAACAAAAGCAACATATCCTTGACATTGTTCTGTTCCATAACCCATAACAGCTAAGATGTACAATCAAAATGGAATGCTGTATACAATACAACTCTTCTCTTTGCTGGTTATTTAGCTTTTCACTGGCTTTCCCATCCTATCCGTGTTGACGGAACTTTCCATTCTCTTTATCCAAATCTAAGTTCTCAATTTTTTTCACCCTTTGTCAGTTGGCATCCATCAGAGTAAGAGAAAAACTTAACTTGGTCCAAAGGAAAATTTAAATTGTATGGAGACCTATTTCCCACCCTAAAGTATTCTATGCATCCACGAAAGATTTATGGGAGTCAAGGAAGGAAAGAAGAGAATTATGCAAGATACTATATTTACTTTAAGTTGCAGTATACTTTAATTTATTTTACCTTACTATAACTTCACTACCAGTAATTATCTCATATAGAAAAACAAAAATGATTATAGCCCTGAATGAAATTGAGTAAAGGAGTCTAACGGGCTACTTCCCTCCAATTGACCTACTTATTCAGCCTTGTCGAGTGGCCCATCCCAGCCATAGAAGTGGCAATTGTTATGCATTTTGTCCATAAGCTGCCAAGCTCAGTTCAACAAAAATGCAAAAGGTGTCAATTTTTAGGATGCTGGACTGATGCTGAGCTTATCTACTGCTTTTCCCAAGTGTGAATTTATACAAGGTTTAATTTTCTTGTGGTAAACGAAGGAAAATACATAGAATAAGTACGGAAACTTCACGGGAAACGGTTTACCATAACATGAAATTGCTATGTAATATATAGAGAAAAGGGCATACTATATGTGACGAAGTAGATTTTTGTTTTATACAAGTATTTGTTTGACAATGTAGCAAGTTAAGATAAGACATCAGGAAACAAGAAAATGAGATATCTTAACAGATTTAACATTCAAGTAACAATATAAGCAATGCAATCTTAGAATTTTCGAACAGTTAAATGTAGCTATTAGTCTAAATTGTTGTCCATAAAGTGCTCCTCTTTTAAAGCACAAATTCAAATGTCATTTCTTGCTAAACAATATTTCTGTTCTCCCACTAACCAAAAGTATTTCTTGGCTTTTCATATTTATTGACTGATTATAAAAGTTGGAACAACAATCAGTTGCTTTCCATATAGCCCCTCATCCCTCCTTAAAGTAGCCAAGATACTAGTATTATCATTAGCATTAAAACATGATTAAGTCAGAAATAAAGCATCAAAAGTAAGCAGATGAAAAAGTTCGGCAAATGCATACCTCTTGATGGACTAAGGGATCTCTTACAATTCCACCTCCTCCAACCTAACATGCATAAAGAAGCCTACATCAAAATGCATAATCTTCTTGCAAAATCAATCACAAAATTAACACACAATTGAGGAGATTTGAACTCCTCAATATGCTCTCAGGCACACTACCCAAGGTTTTTCTCTTTCCTACTTCTTAGGATTGTAGAACTACTTTTCTCCGGTGTTCCATCTCATCGGAATCCTTTCATCTGTCCCTCAAGCTTAGTTTTCACCCACTGTGATCTTTGTTTAAAACTTTCTCCGACTCATACTTCTTCTTTCCGGCGACTACGGCAGCGGAGGGAGATTTATTAGTATTGTTTCTGTACGTGGGGAAAGCAGAGCAGTTATTATTCTACCTGAAGTTGAATTAAATGCAGGGTGGGGAGAGATAGCCTCTAAAATAGAAAGGTTCATTCACAGAAACTTTCGctttttttttggtaataaacTGTGAATATTACCATAACAAACAAAAAACTTTACAACTAAGAGCATCTAGTTTCCAAgacaccttctaggaagggtgcTCAGAAAACTAAGATCTCAGAAAGACAAATCCGCCATCTATGTAATCTAATTACAGAGCCTAGTAATCAAAACTTTACAGTTCCTAGCTCTCCTAGAACCTGTACAATTGCTAATTCTCTCTCTAAGTTCTTTTTGAATCTGTAAAACTATAAACTCACTATTTACATTTAATTTCCTGAATATCCTCCAATTCCTAGCTTGCCATGTATAGTAAATCATGGCTCCATAAACAGCAGCACCAACTTCTTTTCTGAATTGCCTCCATTGTCTGTTTCTGATCCATTGCAGGGTGCTTCTAGCAGGCTTCTGTGGGAGAGAGATACTAGTCCATGTAGCCAGTTTTTCTCTTACTTCAGTGACCCATTCACATTCAGCAAAAAGGTGCAGCTGAGTTTCAGGAACTCCAAGCTCACATAAGCAGCAATTCATGTTCCCATCAGTGAGTATATTTAGTCTCAGTAACCTTTCCTTTGTTAGCAATTTATCCTGATAAGCAAGCCATAAGATTATTCTTTGTCTAGGCAACATTACAGCACTCCAACCAAGTCAACATTACATATAAGCTTCTCTCATCCTTGCATTATAACTACATGTTACTGAATAGGTGCCATTTGGAGTTAGCTTATATGTGTCTCTCTTATACCATTGTGCCATCATTTCTTTCAATGAATTCAATTTCTTCCACTACCAGCTACACTCTTGAGGTGGTTTATGTTCCCAGATGTCTCTACAGTTCTTTATATAAACCCCATGTACCCATTTAACCCACAACACATCCTTCTTAGTGACCATTTGCCATAGCAGCTTGCCAATTGATGCAATATTCCATAGTTTACATCCTTTAATGTTCAATCCTCCAAACTCCTTAGCCTTACACACGTTATCCCAAGTATCAGAGATACTTTCCTTTGCTCATCAGCAAAAATTAAATGTGTGAACTTGGTGCTTTTGCATATTGGATGGAATTGAAAGTCTGGCAAATCACTCATCGTCCTAAGGACTCTGGTCAAATACTCCATGACAAGCACAAACAATAGAGGAGGCATAGGATCACCTTGTCTAAGCCCTCTCTTACCTGTAAAGTAGTCGTGCCCCTCTCCATTTACTCTAACAATGAAGCTAGTAGAAGTGACACAACTCATTACTAGGTGGACAAAGTGTTGAGGAAACCATACCCTTCCAGAACCTCTTCCAGGAAATCCCAGCTAACCATATCATAAGCCTTCTTGAGGTCAATCTTTATCAAGCATCTATGTGTAGTTTTTCTATTATAATGCCTTAGTAGATCATGGCAAATCAAGACATTGTGAATTAAGGACCTCCCCTCCACAAATGCTGCTTGGTTTTCAGCAACCAAAACTCTAATGACCTTCCTTAGCCTCTGACAAATGACTTTAGATATACATTTATATATCACATTACAGCATGAAATAGGTCTGTATTGATTAGCAAACTGAGGATCCTCTACTTTAGGAATTAGAGCTATAATAGTAGAGTTAATCTGCTTCAGCAATCTCCCATTCCCCAGAAATTCAAGAATGACATCTGTAACTTCATCCCCCACAATGGACCAAGCATCCTTGAAGAATCCACTTCCATAGCTATCAGGACCAGGACTTTTATTCACCTTTATACTAAACATAGCATCCTTAACCTCTTTAGCTGTATATGGTTTTAGAAGACTTAATTGTTGATCTATGTTTAGTACATGTCCATTCTTTATGAAACTGTGAAATGCTCTCACTCTATGTTGGTCTTTCTACCCCAATAACTAGTCCACAAATATAGATGCAATGGTTTGTTGATCAATCTGCATTCTACCTTGTTTGTCTGATAACTGCACAATACCTTGTTGCAGTTTCCTCTGCTTTATTACTGTGAAGAAATATCTGGTGTTCTCATCTCCCATTTTGATCCGGTTTGCCTTACTTCTTTGTTGCATATACATCTTAGCCAAATAAAAGGACTGCCTGAACTTTAGAAATTTCTCTTTCTCCACCTGTTGCAGATGTACATCAAGAGGATTAAGGTGCAGTGCTGCCTGAGCTTGAACAAGTTCTACTCTGTCTTCCTCTGCAATATCTGTAATGTTTCTAAAGTGTTGCCTGTTCAGGTGTTTCAGCTTCTGCTTCAGCATTTATTAGCTTCCTTACAACCCTGAACATACTACAACCATCTACCTGTTGTTCCCAACCTTGCCTCACTATATGAAGGAATTCTGGGTGAGTAGACCAGACATTACAATACTTAAAGGCTGCTTTAgttcttcttgttgtatttgTAGTTGACAGCTTCACCGGGCAGTGGCTTCAGGAAGGTGTTGGCCCTTAAAATCAGGCATAGAGTTAAGCCATTCATCATTTATAAACACACAGTCTATCTTAGATAATATTCTGTTATCCCCATGCCTATCACTCCAAGTGTATCTATTACCAGTACATGGTAGTTCAAGAAGCCCACAAGCCTGCACACAGTTATGGAAGTCCATTATCTCTTCCATACTTATGGGATTACCTCCAACTCTGTCTTTAACTCTCAGCACAAAATTAGTCTCTCATAACCAACCAAGGCATGCTGACACCCTGGCTAATAGTTTCTAAATAGGTCCACAAGCTTCTTCTCTCCTCCCTTGTGTTGAATGCATACACAACAGTCTGGAGAAATGTTGCTTGCAAACTAACATGTTTCACTTGGCATGTAATTGCCTAATCAGTTTTACTAACAGGACTCACTTGGTACCAGTCAGGTCTCCACGTCAACCACACTCTCCCATTATAGTGGAGGTCTAAATTAGTTATAAAACCCCACCCTCCAAACATACTACTTGCTAGCTGATCTATCTTGttgtcttttatttttgtttccaaAAGTCCTACCATACTAATATTTTCTCTGTTATAAAGGAGCTTTATCTCCTTTTGTTTGTTAGGGGCATTCATACCCTAACATTCCAACACATGATGTTATCCATTGCTTAAGGGAGGGTTGATCATACCACCCCCTTT
It encodes the following:
- the LOC107777442 gene encoding ubiquitin-like-conjugating enzyme ATG10 isoform X1, translated to MPSDKALINISTWDGTITSTDFYVAAVNFAEQWNNLDLGFPHWSWINCPKGPLLAASKVGLCAFALYICFRLVLYIITTCILQFGQVEGYLSLENMILPGSAEDDRNECGLAGIEDLTCSNEDVFSDTAILVQKHSQERHHYDFHVVYSSSFRVPVLYFRAYCSDGEPLAKEDLERDLPAYTAQELAISKWTFMTQEEHPYLNRPWYTLHPCGTGDWMKLLFSNEPSAVSQGGVAVEKYMISWFSVVCPIFGLKIPLKLFVNVSSCITVQPTSLKMFLM
- the LOC107777442 gene encoding ubiquitin-like-conjugating enzyme ATG10 isoform X3, coding for MPSDKALINISTWDGTITSTDFYVAAVNFAEQWNNLDLGFPHWSWINCPKGPLLAASKDDRNECGLAGIEDLTCSNEDVFSDTAILVQKHSQERHHYDFHVVYSSSFRVPVLYFRAYCSDGEPLAKEDLERDLPAYTAQELAISKWTFMTQEEHPYLNRPWYTLHPCGTGDWMKLLFSNEPSAVSQGGVAVEKYMISWFSVVCPIFGLKIPLKLFVNVSSCITVQPTSLKMFLM
- the LOC107777442 gene encoding ubiquitin-like-conjugating enzyme ATG10 isoform X2; amino-acid sequence: MPSDKALINISTWDGTITSTDFYVAAVNFAEQWNNLDLGFPHWSWINCPKGPLLAASKVEGYLSLENMILPGSAEDDRNECGLAGIEDLTCSNEDVFSDTAILVQKHSQERHHYDFHVVYSSSFRVPVLYFRAYCSDGEPLAKEDLERDLPAYTAQELAISKWTFMTQEEHPYLNRPWYTLHPCGTGDWMKLLFSNEPSAVSQGGVAVEKYMISWFSVVCPIFGLKIPLKLFVNVSSCITVQPTSLKMFLM